Part of the Anopheles gambiae chromosome 3, idAnoGambNW_F1_1, whole genome shotgun sequence genome is shown below.
gactataggaaccatacctccattataggtacaacgaagcagtcacaaaaatatgtattttttcgtaaatttgatgtattttatgataaaaatggttgtgattgcgtagataaaacatatttcaattgctatgtgttaaaatattcagaaattgtcctttctgacactttaaatccattaaaacacatcggtaccactacaaattgcaccactattggtacatttaccctagaaGAGGAGTTCCTGAATACATTCGACTCGATCAAAACAGATCAGCTCTCAGCTGCAAGTGCTTGTTTCTTAAGAAtgtcatttaattttatacagatcgaatttttgtgtaataaattataaaaaatcttTACGTAGAGCTGTTTTTAAATCCTCAAGATACAAAATTACATACATTGAACTACAGACTTTCGATACTTTCTTTGAATCAGTCGAAGGTCAGCGCTTGAAGATGGAACGAGGAAAAACATACATTTAGCAAATGTATAGAAAGTTGATAGTCCACTGAAGCTAGTTCTAGTAGCAGCAGTCTTAACATTTCTCGGCGCTCAGAACTTATTGGTTTAAAGTGCACTCCTTGAGGTCAATTTTTACGTCATTCATTTACGTTTAAATCTTGGTTTGAATAGACGTTACAATCATACAATTTTCCATAGTTTTAAAAAGGCTCTCGAGATATGCATGAGATCCGCTGTTCTGACAACCCTGTGCTAGAGGGATCttaaatataaacaatgctgcaaaatgtcacaagcaatgtcataaaaagatctgactgaaacaacaTCCATTACAACGCTGCGTACTTTTTTATAAAGACTTTATGCCAATTGGCcacgtcacgtactcaattgtcataatcagaggtgatattcacaaacgattggtgtgatcaATGCATGCTGctgtgacatttttgcgaccagcGCTTGggcagtcactatgtcatgaatttttttttgtgatcagttctgcaaaacgtcactgacatagtcatggcAAAGCTGGTCTACTGTAATGATCAGATGCGAGCTTCAAACAGTAGTTGAGACCTTTACAtccttggtgacattttgtgcaatCAACTTTTGGGcagtcacttggtcacgacattttctgtcggtgatcatcccgatacaaaatgagcatgctttctcgctctgtttaaCCCGACCAAACCCATGATCATTTTGTTGCCTGGAACcacacgccaagtatattccaaaaatgtcgtgattatcatcgacagaaaatgtcatgagtgaccaagagttgagtgcaaaaaaaagtcacaAAGCATTGGTGATTggtccaccaactgtttgagtcttacttctgatcatctcagttgtgtacgtgagctgttTTGAGCTTcttttcagtcatgagtgttagTGACTGAAGCAGTAACATTTGGCAGCACGGTTCACAGCCAAAAGaagtcatgattatgcttgaaccggcattaagctcagcttgtcagtAAGAGTATAGGGGTTtgactcaagcactcgcaCGTCGTGCTCGGCATGTCATGatgcactttcattgagtatcatcaatgagcatcaagccaCCACGGATATGACatttcatgacattttgcagcactgattaTAAGTATGACTTGAGAGGATACGGTCATCCGATCATCGTTTGTTTGCTGATAAGTTGCATCTTAAGATAGTTTAGGTAAGTGTTTAGTGAAGTGTTTTAGTGAAGTGAAAATCATTTACAATTTGCAGACGAAATCCACAAATAAGACACTAAGATACTTTCACTAATACGTATCTAAAATTGTTTCTTCTCTTATTTTGATTGTTGAAGTGAACAAAATATTTCCTTTTGAATTTTGATAACTTTAAAGACAACTTTCATCATGCGCGCAAGTaattgacttcaaattttgaaagaaAGCGCCCCTTCAGTTCAAGAGACGAAAAGTCGTACAAAACGAGTCATTGCGCAGAAAATTGCTTTCCAGCTAAAATCAATACACCGACCATCATAAAAGCAGACTCCATCTAAAGAAAACATTCGCTACCCGTGACATAGAAAGAGCTCGGCAGCTTACCGCTTCAATCGAAGCAGATCAATTTGCACTCTACTTCATTGCGCCGTAAAGTGTACTTTTACACCACCCTCTCTACCCATTGGCCCTCTTCCCATTCAATACTTAAAGAGGCTTTATTGCGTCCGGTGCGTCATGCGAACAGAACCGATCCTATTCTTGGATTCCCCTTTCTATTTTTCTATCCCAATGAATGGACCAAGAACGAGCGTAAATCTTTTCACTCCCTTCACTGTCTCCCGTAAAAAGGAGGTTACACTCGCAATGGCACTGGACACTTCAAACGCAACATTGAATGCCACTGCAGGGCACTGTGGGTCAATGGGGGAAGAATAAGAACTTCCGGCGGAGTGGAAGTCTCCAGACCTATAATGATGAATTTTCTTTCCCAACttcgtacaaaaaaaagcgaaactaCAAACACTGGCGACCTTTGAATTGCTTAATGCTTCAACTGTAATTATTTACAACAAACGATCATGGCGGGGGGAAAACAGGAGTCCTTTGAGTCATTAACTGAGGATATGCTGAGAAGGTGCCTTACAGCACGTACGGGTAGTACGGGGCGTACGAGGCAGCCGTGTAGGCGGCCGTCAGCGGGGCACTGTAGGCGGCAGCGGCCACCGGAGCGGTAGTGTAGGCAGCAGCCAGCGGCGAGGCGTAAGCGGTGTAAGCGGCAGCAACTGGGGCCGTATAGGCGGCGGCCACCGGTGCCGTGTAAGCGGCCGACACGACGGCCGGGGCGGTGTAGGCGGCGGCCACTCCGTTGTAGTTCCGGG
Proteins encoded:
- the LOC133393604 gene encoding cuticle protein 18.6-like; this encodes MFAKVFIFVAIAVACAAGKPLTAAVVAAPAVVTAQSSQYVARNYNGVAAAYTAPAVVSAAYTAPVAAAYTAPVAAAYTAYASPLAAAYTTAPVAAAAYSAPLTAAYTAASYAPYYPYVL